The Solanum lycopersicum chromosome 8, SLM_r2.1 DNA segment aaAGTGGTGGTAGTAATAGTACTAGTAGATGACTAGCTAGtagtataatatatgtatatctatttgTCATGTAAATACCaccaaatatattatatagatGATAAGTTACAacacaaaatatattatgtgtatatccATCTTACATACAATGTATTATGTGTACATATATGTTACCACAAAACATATGTATATGAATGTGACATCCAATTTTGATCATTTCCGATAGTAATTAATTGTTaagcttcttaattttaaacgatttgaaataattgactttataaaatttaaaaaaattgcaagtcattttaaataattttgtcatcttcataattttttaaactaattgatatattctatataattttatatatgcttattatactttattaatatttgaaagattttaattttactgGAATATTGGGTTAACTTAGCTAATctatagtttatatttttgagttaattagtTTACAATTTCGTTAAGATGAAGAAGCTTTTCtatcaattaatattaattcCTCTTGTTTAAATATTTAGTCGAATTTACTAATTGACTCTATTTGGTAAAATTAAGTGGGCTAAGTTTGCAATTTATTTCGATCATTTTCCTAAGGAATAATTAGTTAActagtaaaaaaaaacaagttatttagtgataatgtacatactttaataatattattaaaagtgtcaaaaatgtcattattttaaaaaatatataattattatttatattatcaatattttttctctctgtatttaaacaattttttttctctctcatgaattatatatattcatatatttaaggaattttctctctcttactgattatatttattaatattaaatttatcacATTCCCAGATTTTAGttgttattttaatgttatatatcttaaaatgcattttcaaatttttaatgggATTGTGTTTTACACGTTTTTcagtttttaataataaaatattttatctccATATAAAAACTCTTCTAATTATTTAGAACAACTTTTTAGGTGGGATTGTATTTATGTTGTCACGTTTTCCCAACCCACTTTAACTGACAACTTTAACGTGTATTTATGTTGTCACGTTTTCCCAACCCACTTCAATATACAACTTTAACGTTATATccttaaaaatgtattttccgAGTTTTAATGGGATTATGTTTTACacgtttttcattttttaataataaatgttttatcTACATATAAAAACTCTTCTAATTATTCGGAACAACTTTTTAGGTGGGATTGTATTTGTGTTGTCACGTTTTCCCAGCCCCCTTTAATAGACAACAACTTCCAATgccatatattaaatttattttaataataaaatattttctctcccTATAAAAACTATTCTAATTATTAAGAATATCTTTTTAGTTGGGATTGTCATATATATCCAGATTTTCTATATTTGTTATGTCATATATATCAAAACCATATTTAATAGATATTCAACAACTTCCAAtgcattaataataatttttctctctctctaattcaaataaaagatttgaaCCGAAACAACTTCCAATGCATTAATAATagttttctctctctaaaacaacttttccaaaattaatttttcagaatatctttttttaattttcaactcTTAATCTTCCACgatttttgtttgaattgcAGGTTATCTAACTAAAATTATTCTACGGAcacaacatattcatatatcatCAAATCCCCAGATTCGCGcttcaattttttcaaaccCGAATTTTCTACTTCATTCTCAAGTAATTCCGTTTGAAAGTTTGTTTGGAGATTCACATTGTGTTGGTTATTTTATGTTCTTCATATTACTTTTTGATtacttacttatttttttttaattttcgatcttttgttgttgttcttaaattattttttaaggttTCGTAATACCAAATTCAATCTTCAATGGATGCATTCAAAAGAGTGACTAGAggtattgtaaaaaaaaatacacagtTATTTCGAgtttcatagtttttttttcactcaataaataaacaacaatGTAGGTTCATCATCTAAGTCTAAGGAGTGTGCAAAAATGGCTGAAGAGGTGCAACATCCCACAGTTCATGAAGTCGAATTAGAACAATTTTTTTGGAGAacaggtaattttttttttttgcatgtgttGTTTATTGGatgtttagtttattttgtttagtaatttttaagattgaaaaaaatacattttacaaTGAATTTGAAAGTGTATTTGAATTGTTTAGTCTGTTATAGTCtctatgtatttttgtattgaaaagtttttttgactatttatgtattgtattttgcattctattcatattttttgtattagttGTCAATgcaataaatgattttttttgactatttatgtattatattttgtattctgTTCATCTTTTTTGTCTTAGTTATCAATGTAATATCGTATACATTTGTAAGTGTGTTCTGAATTTTCATCTTGTTATAGTTACTTTTTTCCATAGTTGTAATGTTTTTTGTATTCACTATTATAGTTGGCACGTATTTCTGTATTTAGtatgtttattgtttttttttgtcaaagtaacatattttataagtttgtagttcataaatttattgtattttttgtatatatgtaatgGGAGTTGTATATTGTATTCTGTATTCCActgtatatatacaaaaaaattcgttttgcattctttttttttgtgttaggTTAATGTACCACATATTTGTTAccatatctattttttttttgtatgttgtgCTAAAtgtgttgattttttatttattatcatgtttttttgttctgttattttagtattatttcattttttggaaTTCAATATGCCAGTGGACTTCTTATGCTTGCAAAAAGCTACCAAAAAAAGCACCCCACATTCACTGTATAGTAAGTCATGACATTAAATCCAAGTTGACTGACAAGCTTACACCGGAgcagtataatttattttgtgagaGTACGTGTTTTGGTCAGTAtatgaaaattagaaaatgtGTTGGGCAAGGTCAAATTCACAGGTGTTGTATGTCACGAGAAGTGGAAGCTAGTAGTAAGCAGGCTCTTTTAATCAAAGTAAATGGAGTTATTTTAAAGTTCACAATTAGGACGTTTGCTCTTATTACTGGATTAAACTGTGTTGGTGTTGTAGAGGATTTCAAGTTTAACACAGAAGAACCTAACCGACTTATTGTTCAGTACTTTGGTGGTGATGAGACCATACGTAGATCTGATTTGTTCGATAGGTTCAATGATAAAGTTTGGGTTGACAATGATGATGATGCCATTAAGTTTgcaatattatatttcattcatatgTTTGTGTATTCTGGCGAGAAGAGATCATTGCGAATTCCTAGAATTCATTTTGATTTGGTTGAAAGTGGTCGGTATATGCATTATCCTTGGGGCATAAAAGCATTTGAGTGGTTGCTACAGAGTATCAACAAGGTTTTGACTACTGATGGTCAATATTATAGAATATGTGGTATGCCTGTTGTCCTTCAAATATGGATATACGAGTGCATGGGTAAGCGTCAGACCAAATTTGCACGGAAAATCAGTGATCATATCCTCCGTATTCTAAACTGGCAAACAGTAGGAGCACAACCCCGATTCAAAACCTTGATGAAAAACACATTCAATGATGGTAATAGAGAGGTAttgtatgtaattattgaatttgtatctttgttattgtattaattcgatgtatatattttattatgttaattattatgtttactATCGGTTTCAGATTAAATGGAAGAATGTTGTCCCTTCTCTGATGGAAATCACTGTTCTACAATTGCCTCCTGAAGGTCTTCACAAACCAACTGAAGGTGTTCAAACAGAGCCACATCGTGGTATTGATGAACAAGTACTTTCTGGACAGAATTCAGATGATGATTTTGTCAACCCACCTCCACCTTCAATGAAGGTTACAGGTAAACGAAAAAAGGGGCAATCAGTATCACCTGCTAAAAGGGTACGgaaaaatgattcaaatatgacAGATCAAATGGAACAGACTGAAAAGATCGATCCAGTAGCGAACCAGAATGTGGAGAAAGTTGGAATTAGAAAAGTTGTgcggaagaaaaaaaatgtgttttaaGAAGAAAACCACTCCCACTTGTGTGCCAACAAAGGATTCCCAAATACCATCTATAAGTGTGTCTCATGAACAATTAATGAGGAACGAACTATCTGAATTACGAAAGGAGGTATATACTGTTTATACATAtgttatttcaatatatttattcaaataattgCAATCCGtaaaatttaatcatattgTAA contains these protein-coding regions:
- the LOC104648772 gene encoding uncharacterized protein isoform X4, with the protein product MKIRKCVGQGQIHRCCMSREVEASSKQALLIKVNGVILKFTIRTFALITGLNCVGVVEDFKFNTEEPNRLIVQYFGGDETIRRSDLFDRFNDKVWVDNDDDAIKFAILYFIHMFVYSGEKRSLRIPRIHFDLVESGRYMHYPWGIKAFEWLLQSINKVLTTDGQYYRICGMPVVLQIWIYECMGKRQTKFARKISDHILRILNWQTVGAQPRFKTLMKNTFNDGNREIKWKNVVPSLMEITVLQLPPEGLHKPTEGVQTEPHRGIDEQVLSGQNSDDDFVNPPPPSMKVTGKRKKGQSVSPAKRVRKNDSNMTDQMEQTEKIDPVANQNVEKVGIRKVVRKKKNVF